One region of Streptomyces sp. CG4 genomic DNA includes:
- a CDS encoding ABC transporter permease, which translates to MNASLRLSLTSLRAHRRRFAGTFLAVFLGVAFLAGTLVMGDTLRASFGSMFGEATSGTDAVVRGADAITTPGEAQGVRRPVDTSLVRTIERVPGVAAAAPDIQGAGQLIGSDGKPVGGQGPPTLAGNWITDTRLNPYRLAEGRAPARPGEVVVNRGAAKKGGLKIGDTTTLRTPDPVKVTVVGLATFGGQDGMAQVTFTGMTRADAEKYLTARPGQAAAIDVRAGPGVSQGELVRRLTPVLPGGVEAITGQRAAQENTDMISSQFLTIFTTFLLVFSGVALLVATFSIHNTFAIVVAQRTRENALLRALGAARRQVTAAALAEACLVALTASLAGLAGGIGIAAGLQALFPAIGFPFPDGELVIKPLSMVLPLAVGIVVCLGSALLPARRAGRTAPLAALRETAVDTSGASRPRALAGTVVGALALAATLAGVFVTPSVWLAGLGAVLALASFVVLGPVAATTAVRLLGAPLDRLRGVTGGLARRNALRSPKRTAATASALMIGVAVVSLFTVFGASLKATMDRTVSRSFAGDVAVSSPSFGAGGSGLSPRLAPALQRLPQVDTAVGLGRGVAEVNGRGRALTVTDPAALARTFDLGTVTGSLRDLGVDGVAITRTEADRQHLRTGDSARLTFTDGKSENFTVRAVYGQSELAGDYVITRAAWAPHRIQDADSLVAVTFRHGVSVDAGKAAVREAAARYGNPEVQTRDEYAQSSAKGIDMMLTLVYALLALAVVIALLGIANTLTLALHERTRELGLLRAVGQTRAQLRAMVRWESVLVAAFGTAGGLGLGAFLGWVLVKASDGASDTAFAFALPPARLAVVALVGLTAGALAGLRPSRRASRLDVLRAIATE; encoded by the coding sequence ATGAACGCCTCGCTGCGGCTCAGCCTCACGTCCCTGCGCGCGCACCGGCGCCGGTTCGCCGGCACCTTCCTCGCCGTGTTCCTCGGCGTCGCCTTCCTGGCCGGCACCCTCGTCATGGGCGACACGCTGCGCGCGAGCTTCGGCAGCATGTTCGGCGAGGCCACCAGCGGCACGGACGCCGTCGTACGCGGCGCCGACGCCATCACCACACCCGGCGAGGCCCAGGGTGTACGACGGCCGGTGGACACCTCGCTGGTGCGGACCATCGAACGGGTCCCCGGTGTGGCGGCCGCCGCCCCGGACATCCAGGGTGCCGGCCAACTGATCGGCTCCGACGGCAAGCCCGTCGGCGGCCAGGGACCGCCGACGCTCGCCGGGAACTGGATCACCGACACACGGCTCAACCCGTACCGGCTCGCCGAGGGGCGTGCGCCCGCCAGGCCCGGCGAGGTCGTGGTGAACCGGGGTGCCGCGAAGAAGGGCGGTCTGAAGATCGGTGACACCACCACCCTGCGCACCCCCGACCCGGTGAAGGTCACCGTCGTCGGCCTCGCCACCTTCGGCGGCCAGGACGGCATGGCCCAGGTGACGTTCACCGGGATGACCCGGGCCGACGCCGAGAAGTACCTCACCGCGCGACCCGGCCAGGCCGCGGCGATCGACGTGCGGGCCGGACCCGGAGTGAGCCAGGGGGAGCTGGTGCGGCGGCTGACTCCCGTGCTGCCCGGGGGAGTCGAGGCCATCACCGGTCAGCGGGCGGCGCAGGAGAACACCGACATGATCTCCAGTCAGTTCCTGACCATCTTCACGACCTTCCTGCTCGTGTTCTCCGGCGTGGCCCTGCTCGTCGCCACCTTCTCCATCCACAACACGTTCGCCATCGTGGTCGCCCAACGCACCCGCGAGAACGCCCTGTTGCGGGCCCTGGGCGCGGCCCGCCGACAGGTGACCGCCGCCGCGCTCGCCGAGGCCTGCCTCGTCGCCCTCACCGCGTCCCTCGCCGGACTCGCGGGCGGCATCGGCATCGCAGCCGGGCTCCAGGCGCTGTTTCCCGCGATCGGATTCCCGTTCCCCGACGGCGAGTTGGTGATCAAGCCCTTGTCGATGGTGCTGCCGCTCGCGGTGGGGATCGTGGTGTGCCTCGGCTCCGCGCTGCTGCCGGCCCGGCGCGCCGGGCGCACCGCGCCGCTCGCCGCCCTGCGTGAGACGGCCGTCGACACCTCGGGCGCGTCCCGCCCCCGTGCGCTCGCCGGAACCGTCGTGGGCGCGCTCGCGCTCGCCGCGACGCTCGCCGGGGTGTTCGTCACCCCGTCGGTCTGGCTGGCGGGACTCGGCGCGGTGCTCGCCCTGGCTTCCTTCGTCGTCCTGGGCCCGGTAGCCGCGACGACGGCCGTACGGCTGCTGGGCGCCCCCCTGGACAGGCTGCGCGGTGTGACCGGCGGGCTCGCCCGGCGCAATGCCCTGCGCAGCCCGAAACGGACGGCGGCCACCGCGAGCGCGCTGATGATCGGCGTGGCCGTCGTGTCGCTGTTCACCGTCTTCGGGGCCTCGCTGAAGGCCACGATGGACCGGACGGTGTCCCGGTCCTTCGCCGGTGACGTCGCCGTCAGCAGCCCGTCCTTCGGCGCGGGCGGCAGCGGACTCAGCCCCCGGCTGGCCCCTGCCCTGCAGCGGCTGCCCCAGGTGGACACGGCCGTGGGGCTCGGCCGCGGAGTCGCCGAAGTCAACGGCAGGGGAAGAGCGTTGACCGTGACCGATCCAGCGGCACTCGCCCGCACCTTCGACCTCGGCACGGTCACGGGCTCGCTGCGCGACCTGGGCGTCGACGGTGTCGCGATCACCCGGACGGAGGCCGACCGGCAGCATCTGCGTACCGGCGACAGCGCACGCCTGACCTTCACCGACGGAAAGAGCGAGAACTTCACCGTCCGGGCCGTGTACGGCCAGTCGGAACTCGCCGGCGACTACGTCATCACCCGTGCCGCCTGGGCCCCGCATCGCATCCAGGACGCCGACTCCCTGGTCGCCGTCACCTTCCGGCACGGGGTGAGTGTCGACGCGGGCAAGGCGGCGGTGCGGGAGGCGGCCGCGCGGTACGGCAACCCCGAGGTGCAGACTCGCGACGAGTACGCGCAGTCGTCGGCCAAGGGCATCGACATGATGCTGACCCTCGTCTACGCGCTGCTCGCCCTCGCGGTGGTCATCGCCCTGCTCGGCATCGCGAACACGCTGACCCTCGCGCTGCACGAACGCACCCGGGAACTGGGCCTGCTGCGTGCCGTCGGCCAGACCCGCGCCCAGCTGCGGGCCATGGTCCGCTGGGAGTCGGTCCTGGTCGCCGCGTTCGGCACGGCGGGCGGGCTCGGGCTCGGCGCGTTCCTGGGCTGGGTGCTGGTGAAGGCGTCCGACGGCGCGAGCGACACGGCCTTCGCCTTCGCCCTCCCACCCGCGCGGCTCGCCGTGGTGGCCCTGGTCGGCCTCACCGCCGGCGCCCTCGCGGGCCTCCGCCCGTCGCGCCGCGCGTCCCGGCTGGATGTGTTGCGGGCCATCGCGACGGAGTGA
- a CDS encoding PLP-dependent cysteine synthase family protein encodes MSTTHQSRPGATLDLDRSDAAYRDWLKEAVRKVQADANRSADTHLLRFPLPEHWGIDLYLKDESTHPTGSLKHRLARSLFLYGLCNGWIRPGRPVIEASSGSTAVSEAYFAKLIGVPFIAVMPRTTSAEKCRLIEFHGGQCHFVDDSRKMYEESARLAVETGGHYMDQFTYAERATDWRGNNNIAESIFRQLELERFPEPAWIVATAGTGGTSATLARYVHYMQYDTRICVADPDNSCFFEGWTTGDPDVTCDCGSRIEGIGRPRMEPSFVPGAIDRMMKVPDAASVAAVRALEAAIGRKAGGSTGTGLWSALKIVSEMVAEGRRGSVVTLLCDPGDRYLDKYYSDAWLAEQGLDITPYAAAIDTLLATGVWPD; translated from the coding sequence GTGAGCACTACCCACCAGAGCAGACCCGGCGCCACCCTCGACCTCGACCGCAGCGACGCCGCCTACCGTGACTGGCTGAAAGAAGCCGTCCGAAAGGTGCAGGCCGACGCCAACCGGTCCGCGGACACGCACCTGCTGCGCTTCCCGCTGCCCGAGCACTGGGGCATCGACCTCTACCTCAAGGACGAATCGACGCACCCCACCGGCAGCCTCAAGCACCGCCTCGCCCGCTCCCTCTTCCTCTACGGCCTCTGCAATGGCTGGATCCGCCCCGGTCGCCCGGTGATCGAGGCGTCCAGCGGCTCCACCGCCGTCTCCGAGGCCTACTTCGCCAAGCTGATCGGCGTGCCCTTCATCGCGGTCATGCCGCGCACGACCAGCGCCGAGAAGTGCCGTCTCATCGAGTTCCACGGCGGCCAGTGCCACTTCGTGGACGACTCACGGAAGATGTACGAGGAGTCGGCCCGCCTCGCGGTGGAGACGGGCGGCCACTACATGGACCAGTTCACCTACGCCGAGCGGGCCACCGACTGGCGCGGCAACAACAACATCGCCGAATCCATCTTCCGCCAGCTGGAGTTGGAGCGATTCCCGGAGCCGGCGTGGATCGTCGCCACGGCGGGCACCGGCGGCACCTCCGCGACCCTCGCGCGCTATGTCCACTACATGCAGTACGACACCCGTATCTGTGTCGCCGATCCGGACAACTCCTGTTTCTTCGAGGGCTGGACCACCGGCGATCCGGACGTCACGTGCGACTGCGGCTCCCGGATCGAGGGCATAGGCCGGCCGCGCATGGAGCCGAGCTTCGTGCCCGGCGCGATCGACCGGATGATGAAGGTCCCGGACGCGGCCAGCGTCGCCGCCGTACGCGCCCTGGAGGCGGCCATCGGCCGCAAGGCGGGCGGCTCCACGGGCACCGGACTGTGGAGCGCGCTGAAGATCGTCTCCGAGATGGTGGCCGAAGGCCGCCGGGGCAGCGTCGTCACCCTGCTCTGCGACCCGGGCGACCGCTACCTCGACAAGTACTACTCCGACGCCTGGCTCGCGGAACAGGGCCTGGACATCACGCCGTACGCGGCGGCGATCGACACGCTCCTGGCGACGGGCGTGTGGCCGGACTGA